A part of Primulina eburnea isolate SZY01 chromosome 10, ASM2296580v1, whole genome shotgun sequence genomic DNA contains:
- the LOC140842868 gene encoding uncharacterized protein gives MVSITRRRQAASYIMIQRVNAQLSNLHRIIEVGDTQCVNNLRMNRTAFGRLCYLLTNLGGLVESRYARVEEKVAMFLSILAHHKKNRVAGHDYIRSGQTVSAHFHDVLKALLKLHPLLLVKSSHVDEDCRNEAWKCFKWFDDIKVTYTLLAGLPCALDGTHIGVHVPCRDKARYRNQKGAIAVNVLGQDFTPIIVVEKICQRSQYWCYENAGSYYLCDNGYTNVEGFLTPYRRVSIIAMLGQSCLRWEILRSPSFYPLKVHNHIILAFILLQNFIRTHMDEDSMDNVEENIGSPVNDTQNDFINSLESSIGWDAWKDELAMSMWNMNN, from the exons ATGGTCTCAATTACTCGTCGAAGACAAGCTGCTTCGTACATCATGATTCAAAGAGTAAATGCTCAATTGAGCAATTTGCATAGGATTATTGAAGTCGGAGATACCCAATGTGTGAATAACTTAAGGATGAATCGAACCGCGTTTGGACGACTATGTTATTTGTTAACAAACTTAGGAGGTTTAGTTGAGTCAAGATACGCACGAGTCGAAGAGAAAGTGGCCATGTTCTTGTCTATATTGGCGCATCATAAAAAGAATCGGGTTGCTGGGCATGATTACATACGTAGTGGACAGACAGTTAGTGCTCATTTTCATGATGTTCTTAAAGCGTTGCTAAAGTTACATCCACTACTCCTTGTCAAGTCGTCTCATGTCGATGAAGATTGTAGAAACGAAGCATGGAAATGTTTTAAG TGGTTCGACGATATAAAGGTTACTTACACATTGCTTGCAGGATTGCCTTGCGCATTGGATGGAACACATATCGGTGTACATGTCCCTTGCCGAGATAAAGCAAGATACAGAAATCAGAAAGGTGCTATTGCGGTGAATGTGTTGGGG CAAGATTTTACACCAATCATTGTAGTAGAGAAGATATGTCAACGTTCTCAGTATTGGTGTTACGAAAATGCAGGTTCTTATTATCTATGTGATAATGGATATACAAATGTTGAGGGTTTCTTGACGCCGTATCGCCGTGTTAGTATCATCGCGATGCTTGGGCAATCGTGCTTGAG ATGGGAAATCCTTCGAAGTCCTTCGTTTTACCCACTAAAAGTTCATAACCATATAATTTTGGCTTTCATTCTATTACAAAATTTCATACGAACTCATATGGATGAAGATTCAATGGACAACGTTGAAGAAAATATTGGTAGCCCGGTTAATGACACACAGAATGATTTCATCAACAGTTTGGAGTCTTCAATTGGGTGGGATGCTTGGAAAGACGAGTTAGCAATGTCAATGTGGAACATGAACAATTAA
- the LOC140842869 gene encoding uncharacterized protein, whose amino-acid sequence MEHQSAAKKGKTLISSFFKKRDRQASEDTSIPTVLTMQHQSSESLLFPNIQIPSCSSPRDDHQSSSTFIERDPGKRKQICEYHVNVRDEIRRSYLNMGPYQPDMLEYPGTKFGSQNRRFQKKWFQKFYWLEYSPSTNKAYCFYCFLFLNDVNSSNISALVNEGFDNWKRVNQGKTCAFLSHIGSAASSPHTMCERRAENLMRPSQHIDKVMHAQSKEEKEKNRLRLSTSIVAVRWLALQGCAFRGNDESLSSSNRGNFLELVKAFAKMNIEIDEVVLENAPKNAQYIAPEIQKEILHIMANRVRKMVREEVGDKYFCILVDEARDISKREQMAIILRFVNNHGILTERFFAIKSVSDTTSMNLKNEISNVLVHHDLHVKKIRGQGYDGASNMRGAWNGLQALFLKDCPYAYYVHCFAHRLQLTLVSAAKDVSVI is encoded by the coding sequence ATGGAACATCAATCTGCTGCAAAGAAAGGAAAAACATTGATATCTTCTTTCTTTAAGAAGAGAGATCGTCAAGCTAGTGAAGATACTTCAATTCCTACGGTCCTTACAATGCAACATCAATCCAGTGAAAGTCTTCTATTTCCCAATATCCAAATTCCTTCATGTTCCTCTCCTAGAGACGATCATCAGTCTTCGTCTACTTTTATTGAACGAGATCCGGGAAAAAGAAAACAGATATGTGAATATCATGTTAATGTACGAGATGAGATAAGACGTTCATATCTAAATATGGGGCCTTATCAACCAGATATGTTGGAGTATCCAGGTACGAAATTTGGAAGCCAGAATCGTCGTTTTCAGAAAAAATGGTTTCAGAAATTTTATTGGTTGGAGTATTCGccttcaacaaataaggcatattgtTTCTATTGCTTTCTTTTCCTGAATGATGTTAATTCATCTAATATCTCGGCATTGGTCAATGAAGGATTTGACAATTGGAAAAGGGTAAACCAAGGAAAAACATGTGCTTTTCTTTCCCATATTGGTTCTGCAGCTTCTTCACCTCATACTATGTGTGAGagaagggctgaaaatttgatGAGGCCCTCACAACATATTGATAAAGTGATGCATGCACAATCTAAAgaggaaaaagagaaaaatcgTCTGCGTTTGAGCACCTCAATTGTAGCTGTTCGTTGGCTAGCACTTCAAGGTTGTGCTTTTAGAGGTAACGATGAATCTCTATCTTCATCTAATCGtggaaattttcttgaattggtGAAGGCTTTTGCAAAAATGAATATAGAAATTGATGAAGTTGTGCTTGAGAATGCTCCAAAAAATGCCCAATATATCGCTCCAGAAATTCAGAAAGAGATTTTACATATTATGGCCAATAGAGTACGAAAGATGGTTCGTGAAGAAGTTGGAGATAAATACTTTTGTATTCTTGTTGATGAAGCCCGAGATATATCTAAACGAGAGCAAATGGCCATTATATTGAGGTTTGTGAACAATCATGGGATTTTGACAGAAAGATTTTTTGCCATCAAAAGTGTTAGTGACACTACCTCAATGAATTTGAAAAATGAGATATCAAATGTTCTTGTTCATCATGATCTCCATGTTAAGAAAATCAGAGGCCAAGGATATGATGGTGCTAGCAATATGCGTGGAGCCTGGAATGGACTTCAAGcattatttctcaaagattgtcCCTATGCATACTATGTCCACTGTTTTGCACATCGTTTACAACTGACATTGGTTTCTGCAGCTAAGGATGTTAGTGTTATTTGA